In Oncorhynchus tshawytscha isolate Ot180627B linkage group LG24, Otsh_v2.0, whole genome shotgun sequence, the genomic window acctaattgagatggtttgggatgagttggatgcggagtgaaggaaaagcagccaacaagtgctcagcacatgtgggaactccttcaagactgttggaaaagcattcctcaaatataaaatatattttgatttcgtttaacactttttttgttactacatgattccatatgtgttatttcatagttttgatgtcttcactattattctacaatgtagaaaattgtacaaataaagaaaaacccttgaataagtaggtgtccaaacttttgactgatactgtgtgtttaaaaaaaaaaaaataataataataataataataataattatatatatataaaatgaggaaaaatatatatatatactccaatgctcgtcctaatatttctatatttagatttgtgattattgttagatattactgcactgttggagctaggaacacaaggatttcgctacacccgcaataacatctactaagtatgtacgcaaccaataaaatttgatttgagtattcCACTCTCGTAAATTTGAACTGTCAGTGATCATATGATGAATGGTCGCAATCTACTAAACCACCTCACATTTATCTGCCCTCCTCAGGCTACAGTACGCAACCACAGAACTGGGAAAAGAGAAACAACTTTTGGCTACTGGAAAAGAGGGAGTTGGCCGGTGGCAAGCCAGACTGTACATATAAATAACAGATGGAATATGGCAAGCCagaaccaaaacaaacaaacaacgagCCTCCCTAATCCACAGGGTTGCTAGAGTAGACAAGAATACAAAATATGTATACTTACTGAAGCTTTCTCTGGCTCCTGAATGGCTAACTGCGTCAAATAAATGAGCTTCAGGTTGCATAAAATGGATCTGTTGTAAATGTTCAATATTCTAAGGCTTGAAATGAATTGTTATCTACTCTTGTCATAGTAGACTTATTTACCACATCTATGCTGTTATTGCCTTGCCGTTCTCTTAAAGTTTCAATCACCGCTTAATTCTTCCCAACTCAATAAGCACTTTGCACCCACAAAAAGGACCCACACCCACCCCACAAACAATCTGAGAGACTAACCTTCTCCAGCCCCATGCCGTCCAGGTGCAGCTTCTCCATGTAGCGTCCGAAGCTCTGGAAGGCGTTGTCAGGGATGCTTCTCAGGGGGTTCTTGGCCAGGCTCAGTTCCTCCACCACTCTCAGCTTGCTCATGGCCAGACTGGGGTAGGTGGACAGCCTGTTCCTGTCAAGGTGCAGGATGGCCAGGTTCTCTACTTCGTCCAGAGAGCCCGGCTGCAGCGAGCTCATCTCATTGCCACTCATGTGCAGCCAGCGCAGGTCCTTGGCTCCGGCGAAGGTGCCTGGCTTGATGTCGCGCAGCTTGTTATCGTTGAGCTGCAGGATGAACAGGTTGATCATGGGCGAGAAGATGCCCTTGGGTAAGTCGCTGATGCGGTTGCCGTCCAGGTAGAGGTAGGTGAGCTCGGTGAGGTCCTCGAAGGCACCCGGCTTGATGCTGGTGATCTCGTTGTTGGACAGGTAGAGGTAGATGAGCTTCTTGAGCCCCTTGAAGGCCTGTCCGCCGATCTCGCGGAGCTGGCAGTGCTGCATGTGCAACGAGATGAGACCCTTGCTGCTGGCGAAGGAGCCGGTGGGCAGGCTGCCCAGGTTGTTCCTCTGCAGATTGAGCAGACGGGTGGCCTCAGACACCTGTGGAATATTCTTTAGCCCCACGTTGTCACAGATGACGTGCTGCAGGTCCCCGTGGCAGTGACACAGGGCCGGGCACTGGCTGGGAGCGCCCCATACCACCGGGCCAAGGACCAGCAGGTAGGGCCACACCGAGAGAAAGCTCACACACCGCATGCTGACGCTGCTACTCTAGACTTGTGTCTGTCCACCTTACCGGTCTTCTGCCTCTTCCTGAGAGCTTCTTCTCACTGCTTGGCAGGCACTCCAAGCTAGAAAAAGTCCTCCAGAAAGTctcagggcgagagagagagagagaggattcagAGAGGGAAGGCAAGAGGTGAGCtggtgtgagagagtgagtgtgcgACTGAGAGAAAAGGGGGGCAGTGCAAAAAATATTCACTTGGGGCTTTGAGAGGAGGACGGCACGGCGCTGAACAGAACACAGCACTATTTA contains:
- the LOC112223616 gene encoding chondroadherin, giving the protein MRCVSFLSVWPYLLVLGPVVWGAPSQCPALCHCHGDLQHVICDNVGLKNIPQVSEATRLLNLQRNNLGSLPTGSFASSKGLISLHMQHCQLREIGGQAFKGLKKLIYLYLSNNEITSIKPGAFEDLTELTYLYLDGNRISDLPKGIFSPMINLFILQLNDNKLRDIKPGTFAGAKDLRWLHMSGNEMSSLQPGSLDEVENLAILHLDRNRLSTYPSLAMSKLRVVEELSLAKNPLRSIPDNAFQSFGRYMEKLHLDGMGLEKFSDGAFNGMTAIKSLHLDNNKLKSLPKSLEFTSITNLTLANNPWSCTCTLAPLRKWMDSSRQRPDALCAAPSSQRGKQIRDSSAFSDCTVKTKRAKKGTRH